The Streptomyces sp. CC0208 genome window below encodes:
- a CDS encoding cob(I)yrinic acid a,c-diamide adenosyltransferase, with the protein MVNLTRIYTRTGDQGTTALGDMSRVAKTDLRISAYADANEANAVIGSAIALGGLDEEVVKVLTRVQNDLFDVGADLSTPVVENPQFPPLRVEQFYVDKLEADCDRFNERLEKLRSFILPGGTPGAALLHQACTVVRRAERSTWAALEVHGDHMNPLTATYLNRLSDLLFILARTANKDVGDVLWVPGGER; encoded by the coding sequence ATGGTCAATCTGACGCGCATCTACACCAGGACCGGCGACCAGGGCACCACCGCCCTCGGCGACATGAGCCGGGTCGCCAAGACCGATCTGCGGATCTCCGCGTACGCGGACGCCAACGAGGCGAACGCGGTGATCGGCAGCGCGATCGCGCTGGGCGGGCTCGACGAGGAGGTCGTCAAGGTCCTCACCCGGGTGCAGAACGACCTCTTCGACGTCGGAGCCGACCTGTCCACGCCCGTGGTCGAGAACCCGCAGTTCCCGCCCCTGCGGGTCGAGCAGTTCTACGTCGACAAACTGGAGGCGGACTGCGACCGCTTCAACGAGCGGCTGGAGAAGCTCCGCTCCTTCATCCTCCCGGGCGGCACCCCGGGCGCGGCCCTGCTCCACCAGGCCTGCACGGTCGTACGCCGGGCCGAGCGCTCGACGTGGGCGGCGCTGGAGGTCCACGGCGACCACATGAACCCGCTCACGGCGACCTACCTGAACCGGCTCTCGGACCTGCTCTTCATCCTTGCCCGTACGGCCAACAAGGACGTCGGGGACGTGCTGTGGGTGCCGGGCGGGGAGCGTTAG
- a CDS encoding TetR/AcrR family transcriptional regulator, producing MAEGLRERKKRETRQRISDIATGLFLEHGFVTVTIAEVADAADVSVNTVYNYFPTKEDLFLDRSKGVVDRLSRWVRGRDVGESAAAAVLRELRDEVEAVSPRVGLMPGYDRFMRVIHDAPPLRSRLWSIQQEVQENLETTLREETGAAPGDPLPALIAGQINWIHQTVMGSIGREMVAGREPDEVSRETLALLDDMEELLSDKVLNYAVRDHS from the coding sequence ATGGCAGAGGGGCTCAGGGAGCGGAAGAAGCGCGAGACCAGGCAGCGGATCTCGGACATCGCCACCGGGCTGTTCCTGGAGCACGGCTTCGTCACGGTGACGATCGCCGAGGTGGCGGACGCCGCCGACGTCTCCGTGAACACCGTCTACAACTACTTCCCGACCAAGGAGGACCTCTTCCTCGATCGCAGCAAGGGCGTCGTCGACCGCCTCTCGCGCTGGGTGCGCGGGCGGGACGTGGGTGAGTCGGCGGCGGCTGCCGTACTGAGGGAGCTGCGCGACGAGGTCGAGGCGGTCTCGCCCCGGGTCGGCCTGATGCCGGGCTATGACCGTTTCATGCGGGTCATCCACGACGCACCCCCGCTCCGCTCCCGGCTGTGGAGCATCCAGCAGGAGGTCCAGGAGAACCTGGAGACGACCCTCCGGGAGGAGACGGGCGCGGCTCCCGGCGATCCGCTGCCCGCCCTGATCGCAGGTCAGATCAACTGGATCCACCAGACGGTCATGGGCAGCATCGGGCGCGAGATGGTCGCGGGGCGCGAACCGGACGAAGTATCACGAGAGACACTCGCGCTTCTCGACGACATGGAGGAGTTGTTGAGCGATAAGGTGCTCAACTACGCCGTACGAGACCACTCGTGA
- a CDS encoding STAS domain-containing protein yields MYIRGDHAELVVGGRLDVRSAADARTVLHSAVDDGVGDLVLDLSELDSWDATGLGVIMGAHRRAGRCGRRLVLRDVPAQMQRLLVATRLHRILAIEGGIGVESLPRV; encoded by the coding sequence ATGTACATCAGGGGCGACCACGCCGAGCTGGTCGTCGGGGGCCGCCTCGACGTCCGCAGCGCGGCGGACGCCCGTACGGTCCTGCACTCGGCCGTCGACGACGGAGTCGGCGACCTGGTGCTCGACCTGTCCGAGCTGGACTCCTGGGACGCCACCGGCCTCGGGGTGATCATGGGCGCCCATCGCAGGGCCGGCCGCTGCGGCCGCCGGCTGGTGCTGCGCGACGTACCGGCGCAGATGCAACGCCTCCTGGTCGCCACCCGGCTGCACCGGATCCTGGCGATCGAGGGCGGCATCGGCGTGGAGTCGCTGCCCCGCGTCTGA
- a CDS encoding 3-hydroxyacyl-CoA dehydrogenase family protein — translation MARKLAVIGAGLMGSGIAQVSAQAGWDVVLRDVTDEALKRGTDGIKASYDKFVSKGKLEAHDADAALARITATTDLDAAADADIVVEAVFEKLEVKHEIFRALDKIVRPDAVLASNTSAIPITKIAAATERPERVVGVHFFSPVPMMQLVELVRGYKTSDEALATAREFAESVGKTCIVVNRDVAGFVTTRLISALVVEATKLYESGVATAEDIDLACKLGFGHAMGPLATADLTGVDILLHATSNIYTESQDEKFAPPELMRRMVDAGDIGRKSGQGFYKH, via the coding sequence GTGGCACGGAAGCTTGCCGTCATCGGCGCCGGCCTGATGGGTTCCGGTATCGCTCAAGTATCCGCGCAGGCGGGCTGGGACGTCGTCCTGCGGGACGTCACCGACGAGGCGCTGAAGCGCGGTACCGACGGCATCAAGGCTTCGTACGACAAGTTCGTGAGCAAGGGCAAGCTGGAGGCGCACGACGCCGACGCGGCCCTCGCCCGGATCACCGCGACGACCGACCTGGACGCGGCCGCCGACGCCGACATCGTCGTCGAGGCCGTGTTCGAGAAGCTGGAAGTCAAGCACGAGATCTTCCGCGCGCTGGACAAGATCGTGCGCCCGGACGCCGTGCTGGCCTCCAACACCTCCGCGATCCCGATCACCAAGATCGCGGCGGCCACCGAGCGCCCGGAACGGGTCGTCGGGGTGCACTTCTTCTCGCCGGTGCCGATGATGCAGCTCGTCGAGCTGGTCCGCGGCTACAAGACGAGCGACGAAGCCCTCGCCACCGCGCGGGAGTTCGCCGAGTCCGTCGGCAAGACCTGCATCGTCGTGAACCGGGACGTGGCGGGGTTCGTCACCACCCGTCTCATCTCCGCCCTCGTCGTCGAGGCGACCAAGCTCTACGAGTCGGGCGTCGCGACCGCCGAGGACATCGACCTCGCCTGCAAGCTGGGGTTCGGCCACGCCATGGGACCGCTCGCCACGGCGGACCTGACCGGCGTCGACATCCTGCTGCACGCCACCAGCAACATCTACACCGAGTCCCAGGACGAGAAGTTCGCCCCGCCGGAGCTGATGCGCCGGATGGTGGACGCCGGTGACATCGGACGCAAGAGCGGGCAGGGCTTCTACAAGCACTGA
- a CDS encoding histidine kinase — protein sequence MALPRPHRFDVYIAAGGLLGGLLLVGIGLGTRPSSDPITLFDGPWPVLLPLTVLAGCELLRRTAPRAALLTGTAAICADLVTQGNLATILMFTDVVYAAVLYGPLASARRIQWITGLLTVAGTLVPFAVWRVPEALLIGVVVGVVAYGPAATGWIVRNHRDAAEAARLRAEQTALLAEMDRSQAVTAERARMARELHDMVANHLSAIAIHSTAALSIDDPATSREALTVIRENSVDGLAEMRRLIGILRDGDHDPSAVPTLDGLTALVDGARANGLDVTLDACHHGSVPAPVELAAYRIVQESLTNALKHACPGRVTVSLAERDGDLTIEVSSPYGDRDGPRAPGSGAGLVGMRERAALLGGTFRAGPRGALWTVHATLPVPEGESE from the coding sequence ATGGCCCTCCCCCGCCCGCACCGCTTCGACGTGTACATCGCGGCCGGCGGGCTGCTCGGCGGCCTGCTGCTGGTGGGCATCGGCCTCGGGACCCGGCCGTCCAGCGACCCGATCACGCTCTTCGACGGACCCTGGCCGGTCCTCCTGCCGCTCACCGTGCTGGCCGGGTGCGAGCTGCTGCGCCGCACGGCCCCTCGCGCGGCCCTGCTCACCGGGACCGCCGCGATCTGCGCCGACCTCGTGACCCAGGGCAACCTCGCCACGATCCTGATGTTCACCGACGTCGTCTACGCGGCCGTGCTGTACGGCCCGCTCGCCTCGGCCCGCCGCATCCAGTGGATCACCGGCCTGCTGACCGTGGCCGGGACGCTGGTGCCGTTCGCGGTGTGGCGGGTGCCGGAGGCGCTGCTGATCGGCGTGGTCGTCGGGGTGGTGGCGTACGGGCCCGCCGCCACCGGGTGGATCGTGCGCAACCACCGTGACGCCGCCGAGGCCGCCCGGCTGCGCGCCGAACAGACCGCGCTGCTCGCCGAAATGGACCGCAGCCAGGCCGTCACCGCCGAACGCGCCCGGATGGCACGGGAGTTGCACGACATGGTGGCCAACCACCTCTCGGCGATCGCCATCCATTCCACGGCCGCACTGTCCATCGACGATCCCGCGACCTCCCGCGAGGCCCTCACGGTCATCCGGGAGAACAGCGTCGACGGGCTCGCCGAGATGCGCCGGCTGATCGGCATCCTGCGCGACGGCGACCACGATCCCTCCGCCGTCCCCACCCTCGACGGCCTCACCGCCCTCGTCGACGGAGCCCGCGCCAACGGCCTGGACGTCACCCTGGACGCCTGCCACCACGGCTCCGTGCCCGCGCCGGTCGAACTCGCCGCCTACCGCATCGTCCAGGAGTCGCTGACCAACGCCCTCAAGCACGCCTGTCCCGGCCGGGTCACGGTGTCCCTCGCCGAGCGGGACGGCGATCTGACGATCGAGGTGAGCAGTCCGTACGGCGACCGGGACGGGCCGCGCGCCCCGGGCTCGGGGGCCGGTCTGGTCGGGATGCGGGAGCGGGCCGCGCTGCTGGGAGGGACGTTCCGGGCCGGACCGCGGGGCGCGCTGTGGACCGTGCACGCCACGCTTCCCGTACCGGAAGGAGAATCCGAATGA
- a CDS encoding ATP-binding protein has protein sequence MDPNNRGPEEYGHDDDGGSPRQRPPRDSLTSDFGQHTPALARTVQLVAGDFLLTVNPVDGSEIEACPPGERPARPAKFGTAERAEVDRAARPPVPAGPTRTALHLLARQDERERLVRLLARGRSVRLTGPAGSGRTSLLDVVAEDCSDLAPDGVVRLTGFHRTATELLYDLFYAVFDAPLHRPDRDELLSCVREIGAVVVLDDIEFGGAALDELLDATPECAFVIGATPDVPAPSADSAVEEVFLSGLERADGVELLERSVGRVLTEEESNWAGDLWFESEGLPLRFVQAGALLRQRDRLRAGTSAVDEFGVFADAAPVDALFAPDEGEEIPLPALGEAAAPAPLLASRLSESARATLRFAVALGGEVPHQAHLPALIGDTHADAALGELADCGLVSPVGSRYRLAAGVLAQLEAAGYGDDIESRALTAAQHYAWWAGHPSVTPERVCAEADALLAALTVLVPVTTAPEEGEEAVTVQLARTAAPAFAAGGHWGAWERCLRAGSEAARLAGEVSDQAYFHHELGILALCGGQLDRARAELEASVGLRGALADKRGTVAGRRALTLVSDRDGSAPGLVGLGAAAGEELPDARYDESASPPGGVPAAFPQLQPPAESQTIVVHRSPSTPAPSRKARGGLKGLAKRNLVAAGAGALLVAVLGTVVTLGATSDNDPNAPSDQVGVNPSASVGIDDGNLGADVPKNDDGKADTGTATSRPTDPGPDGTYGTSDDPTPTGAPEPSDDPSGTKGSGSTPSSPKPTSPKPSASKPSTSSTPTGSATSTPTGTATSTGPTETPTSTPTTAPSTSDSASGPASTAPVETSSSASAPESSSVSSPSGPVI, from the coding sequence ATGGACCCGAACAACCGGGGACCCGAGGAGTACGGCCATGACGACGACGGCGGCTCGCCGCGTCAGCGGCCTCCCAGGGACTCCCTCACATCCGACTTCGGCCAGCACACGCCCGCGCTCGCCCGCACCGTGCAGCTCGTCGCGGGCGACTTCCTGCTCACCGTCAACCCCGTCGACGGCAGCGAGATAGAGGCTTGCCCGCCCGGCGAGCGACCCGCCCGCCCCGCGAAGTTCGGTACCGCCGAACGCGCCGAGGTGGACCGCGCGGCCCGCCCGCCCGTCCCGGCCGGACCGACCCGCACGGCGCTGCATCTCCTGGCCCGCCAGGACGAACGCGAGCGACTCGTACGGCTGCTCGCCCGCGGCCGCTCGGTACGCCTGACCGGCCCCGCCGGCTCCGGCCGCACCAGCCTGCTCGACGTCGTCGCCGAGGACTGCTCGGACCTCGCCCCCGACGGCGTGGTCCGCCTCACCGGCTTCCACCGCACGGCGACCGAGCTGCTGTACGACCTCTTCTACGCCGTCTTCGACGCGCCCCTGCACCGCCCCGACCGGGACGAGCTGCTCTCCTGCGTGCGGGAGATCGGCGCGGTCGTCGTCCTCGACGACATCGAGTTCGGCGGCGCGGCCCTCGACGAACTGCTCGACGCCACCCCCGAGTGCGCCTTCGTGATCGGCGCGACGCCCGACGTGCCCGCGCCCTCGGCCGACTCCGCCGTCGAGGAGGTCTTCCTCAGCGGCCTGGAGCGCGCCGACGGTGTGGAGCTCCTGGAGCGTTCCGTCGGCCGGGTGCTGACGGAGGAGGAGTCGAACTGGGCGGGCGACCTCTGGTTCGAGTCCGAGGGCCTGCCCCTGCGCTTCGTCCAGGCCGGGGCCCTGCTCAGGCAGCGCGACCGGCTGCGGGCCGGGACCAGTGCCGTCGACGAGTTCGGCGTCTTCGCGGACGCGGCCCCGGTCGACGCGCTGTTCGCCCCCGACGAGGGCGAGGAGATACCCCTGCCCGCGCTCGGCGAGGCCGCCGCCCCCGCCCCGCTGCTCGCCTCCCGGCTGAGCGAGTCCGCGCGCGCCACCCTGCGGTTCGCGGTCGCGCTCGGCGGCGAGGTGCCCCACCAGGCCCACCTCCCCGCCCTGATCGGCGACACCCACGCGGACGCCGCCCTCGGTGAGCTCGCGGACTGCGGTCTGGTCTCCCCGGTCGGCTCCCGCTACCGGCTCGCCGCCGGTGTCCTCGCCCAGCTGGAGGCCGCCGGATACGGCGACGACATCGAGAGCCGCGCCCTCACCGCCGCCCAGCACTACGCCTGGTGGGCCGGGCACCCCTCGGTCACCCCCGAGCGGGTGTGCGCGGAGGCCGACGCCCTGCTGGCCGCCCTCACCGTCCTGGTCCCGGTGACCACCGCGCCCGAGGAGGGCGAGGAGGCCGTGACCGTGCAGCTGGCCCGCACGGCGGCGCCCGCGTTCGCCGCCGGCGGCCACTGGGGCGCCTGGGAGCGTTGCCTCCGGGCCGGTTCCGAGGCAGCCCGGCTGGCCGGTGAGGTCTCCGACCAGGCCTACTTCCACCACGAGCTCGGCATCCTCGCGCTCTGCGGCGGACAGCTCGACCGGGCCCGCGCCGAACTGGAGGCCTCCGTCGGCCTGCGCGGCGCCCTCGCCGACAAGCGCGGCACCGTCGCGGGCCGCCGTGCCCTCACCCTGGTCTCCGACCGGGACGGCAGCGCGCCCGGCCTGGTCGGCCTCGGCGCGGCGGCGGGCGAGGAGTTGCCCGACGCCCGGTACGACGAGTCCGCCTCACCGCCCGGGGGAGTCCCCGCGGCCTTCCCGCAGCTCCAGCCGCCGGCCGAGTCGCAGACGATCGTCGTCCACCGCTCGCCGTCCACGCCCGCGCCCTCGCGCAAGGCCCGGGGCGGACTCAAGGGCCTCGCCAAGCGCAACCTCGTCGCGGCCGGCGCGGGCGCCCTGCTGGTCGCGGTGCTCGGCACGGTCGTGACCCTCGGCGCCACCTCCGACAACGACCCGAACGCCCCGTCCGACCAGGTCGGCGTCAACCCGTCGGCCAGCGTCGGCATCGACGACGGCAACCTCGGCGCGGACGTCCCGAAGAACGACGACGGCAAGGCCGACACGGGCACGGCCACGTCCCGTCCGACCGACCCGGGGCCCGACGGCACGTACGGCACTTCGGACGATCCGACGCCAACGGGGGCGCCGGAGCCGTCCGACGATCCCAGTGGGACGAAGGGGTCGGGGAGCACCCCGAGTTCGCCGAAGCCGACGTCCCCCAAGCCGTCGGCGTCGAAGCCGTCGACATCGTCGACGCCGACGGGTTCCGCCACATCGACGCCGACAGGCACCGCGACGTCGACCGGCCCGACTGAGACGCCGACGAGCACGCCCACGACCGCGCCCTCCACCTCCGACTCGGCCAGCGGCCCCGCCTCCACCGCCCCGGTGGAGACCAGCAGCTCGGCCAGTGCCCCGGAGAGCAGCAGCGTGAGCTCGCCGAGCGGGCCGGTCATCTAG
- the nucS gene encoding endonuclease NucS — translation MRLVIARCSVDYAGRLTAHLPSAPRLILVKADGSVSIHADDRAYKPLNWMSPPCTLKEGTGDEEGVWTVINKAGEKLIITMEEVLHDSSHELGVDPGLIKDGVEAHLQELLADRIDTLGDGYTLIRREYMTAIGPVDILCRDAEGQTVAVEIKRRGEIDGVEQLTRYLDLLNRDPHLAPVRGIFAAQEIKPQARVLATDRGIGCHIMDYDALRGIEDDKLRLF, via the coding sequence ATGCGTCTCGTCATTGCCCGGTGTTCCGTCGACTACGCGGGCCGGCTCACCGCCCACCTGCCCTCGGCCCCCCGTCTGATCCTGGTGAAGGCCGACGGCAGCGTCTCCATCCACGCCGACGACCGGGCCTACAAGCCCCTGAACTGGATGTCGCCGCCCTGCACGTTGAAGGAGGGGACCGGCGACGAGGAAGGCGTCTGGACCGTCATCAACAAGGCGGGCGAGAAGCTCATCATCACGATGGAGGAAGTCCTCCACGACTCCTCGCACGAACTGGGCGTCGATCCGGGCCTGATCAAGGACGGCGTGGAAGCACACCTTCAGGAACTGCTCGCCGACCGCATCGACACCCTCGGCGACGGCTACACCCTGATCCGCCGCGAGTACATGACGGCCATCGGCCCGGTCGACATCCTGTGCCGGGACGCCGAGGGGCAGACCGTCGCGGTGGAGATCAAGCGGCGCGGTGAGATCGACGGCGTCGAGCAACTCACCCGCTACCTCGACCTGTTGAACCGCGACCCCCATCTCGCCCCGGTCCGCGGCATCTTCGCCGCCCAGGAGATCAAGCCCCAGGCCCGCGTCCTCGCGACCGACCGCGGTATCGGCTGCCACATCATGGACTACGACGCGCTGCGGGGCATCGAGGACGACAAACTGCGGCTGTTCTGA
- a CDS encoding ATP-binding cassette domain-containing protein: MPIISTASLARTFQTRRGPVEAVRGIDLTVREGEILGFLGPNGAGKTTTLRMLTTLLEPTGGAATVAGHDLATDAAGVRRVCGYVAQSGGVDPQISVREELVTQGRLYRLTKAQAADRAAELAGDLDLTDLLDRRCGTLSGGQRRRLDIAMALTHRPKVLFLDEPTTGLDPASRADLWDLVRRLRDAHGTTVFLTTHYLDEADALADRLVIVDQGVVVAEGTPSALKLEYGGSIDASLQDTFLAITGRGPVPADAAPVAV; encoded by the coding sequence ATGCCCATCATCAGTACGGCCTCGCTCGCCCGTACCTTCCAGACCCGGCGTGGTCCCGTGGAAGCCGTGCGCGGTATCGATCTGACTGTCCGCGAGGGCGAGATCCTCGGCTTCCTCGGCCCGAACGGCGCCGGGAAGACCACCACCCTCCGGATGCTCACCACCCTGCTCGAACCCACCGGCGGCGCGGCCACCGTCGCCGGCCACGACCTCGCGACCGACGCCGCCGGGGTGCGCCGGGTGTGCGGGTACGTGGCCCAGTCCGGCGGGGTGGATCCGCAGATCTCCGTGCGGGAGGAACTGGTCACCCAGGGCCGCCTCTATCGCCTGACCAAGGCCCAGGCCGCCGACCGGGCCGCGGAGTTGGCCGGCGACCTGGATCTCACCGACCTGCTCGACCGCAGGTGCGGCACGCTCTCCGGCGGTCAGCGCCGCCGACTCGACATCGCGATGGCGCTCACGCACCGCCCGAAGGTGCTGTTCCTCGACGAGCCGACGACCGGCCTGGACCCCGCGAGCCGCGCCGACCTGTGGGACCTGGTCCGCAGGCTGCGCGACGCGCACGGCACGACCGTCTTCCTGACCACGCACTACCTCGACGAGGCCGACGCCCTCGCGGACCGCCTCGTGATCGTCGACCAGGGCGTGGTCGTGGCCGAGGGCACACCGAGCGCCCTGAAACTGGAGTACGGCGGCTCGATCGACGCCTCGCTCCAGGACACGTTCCTCGCGATCACCGGCCGGGGTCCCGTCCCGGCCGACGCCGCCCCCGTAGCCGTATAG
- a CDS encoding ABC transporter permease, with product MLLHDTAIIYGRYLRQSLRSRFALLFGVLMPLLYLVFFGPLLTGLPLGGRGDSWQVLVPGLLLQLGLFGALFAGFMIIMENGQGVVERMRVTPVSRLALLLGRVLREATVFVFQAVLLVLAAVVMGLRAPLAGILIGFAFVALLTVSLASLSYALAMKVRTPQEFGPLINAVSMPSMLLSGLMLPMTLGPAWLNVLSHFMPFRYLVDAMRDAYVGAYTTDHMLYGVLVAVGFAVLAVTVGTRVFRTAGA from the coding sequence ATGCTTCTTCACGACACCGCGATCATCTACGGCCGTTATCTGCGCCAGTCCCTGCGCTCCCGCTTCGCGCTGCTGTTCGGCGTCCTGATGCCCTTGCTGTACCTGGTGTTCTTCGGTCCGCTGCTCACCGGTCTCCCGCTCGGCGGGAGGGGCGATTCCTGGCAGGTCCTGGTACCGGGGCTGCTGCTCCAACTGGGGCTTTTCGGGGCGCTGTTCGCGGGCTTCATGATCATTATGGAGAACGGTCAGGGCGTGGTGGAGCGGATGCGGGTCACTCCGGTCAGCCGGCTCGCCCTGCTGCTGGGCAGGGTGCTGCGGGAGGCGACGGTGTTCGTTTTCCAGGCGGTGCTGCTGGTGCTCGCCGCCGTGGTGATGGGGCTGCGGGCACCACTGGCCGGGATCCTGATCGGCTTCGCGTTCGTCGCCCTGCTGACCGTCTCGCTGGCCTCACTGTCGTACGCGCTGGCGATGAAGGTCCGTACGCCCCAGGAGTTCGGCCCGCTGATCAACGCCGTGTCGATGCCGTCGATGCTGCTGTCCGGCCTGATGCTCCCGATGACCCTGGGCCCGGCCTGGCTGAACGTCCTGTCGCACTTCATGCCGTTCCGCTATCTGGTGGACGCCATGCGGGACGCGTACGTCGGCGCGTACACGACGGATCACATGCTGTACGGCGTCCTGGTCGCCGTCGGCTTCGCGGTCCTGGCCGTGACGGTCGGCACACGCGTGTTCCGCACAGCCGGGGCGTAA
- a CDS encoding response regulator transcription factor has product MIRVLVAEDQSAVRAGLVLILRSAPGIEVVGEAADGAQAVALARELRPDLVLMDVQMPRLDGVSATREVVAEGLADVLVLTTFDLDEYVFGALRAGAVGFLLKNTEAKDLIEAVRTVARGEGIVAPAVTRRLIAEFAARPVRGTSVDPAVLDTLTRREREVLSCLGEGLSNADIAERLDMAEATVKTHVSRLLGKLELRSRVQAAVLAQELGV; this is encoded by the coding sequence ATGATCCGTGTCCTGGTCGCCGAGGACCAGTCCGCCGTCCGCGCCGGGCTCGTCCTCATCCTGCGCAGCGCTCCCGGCATCGAGGTGGTCGGCGAGGCGGCGGACGGTGCGCAGGCGGTGGCGCTGGCCCGGGAGCTGCGACCGGATCTGGTGCTGATGGACGTCCAGATGCCGCGTCTTGACGGGGTGTCGGCGACGCGGGAGGTCGTGGCGGAAGGGCTCGCGGACGTCCTCGTGCTGACCACCTTCGACCTCGACGAGTACGTGTTCGGGGCCCTGCGGGCCGGTGCCGTCGGTTTCCTGCTGAAGAACACGGAGGCGAAGGACCTCATCGAGGCCGTGCGCACGGTGGCGCGGGGGGAGGGGATCGTCGCTCCGGCCGTCACCCGGCGGCTGATCGCCGAGTTCGCCGCCAGGCCGGTCCGCGGGACGAGCGTCGATCCGGCCGTCCTCGACACCCTCACCCGCCGGGAACGCGAGGTGCTCTCCTGTCTCGGGGAGGGCCTGTCCAATGCCGACATCGCCGAGCGCCTCGACATGGCCGAGGCCACCGTGAAGACGCACGTCAGCCGTCTGCTGGGGAAGCTGGAACTGCGCAGTCGGGTGCAAGCGGCCGTACTGGCACAGGAGTTGGGCGTCTAG